The Erythrobacter sp. genome segment GCATCGCCGCCGTGGTCGCCGAACGGCCCGAAGCGGAGGAAATGGCACTCGACGATTACGGCCGCAATCTCGGCATCGCCTTCCAGCTGGTGGACGATGCCATCGATTACGACAGCGGCACCGCTGAAATGGGCAAGGACCGGGGCGACGACTTCCGCGAAGGCAAGATGACCCTGCCGGTGATCCTCGCCTATGCGCGCGGGGACGAGGAAGAACGCCGGTTCTGGCGCGATGCCATAGCCGGTTTTGCCAACGAGGATGCCGATCTCGCCCACGCGGTGGAGCTGATCCGCCGCCACGATTGCGTTTCCGCCACCCGCGAACGCGCCCGCCACTTCGCCCAGCGCGCCTGCGATGCGCTCGCGATCTTCCCCGATTCCGCCGCCCGCCGGGCAATGGTGGAAGCGGCGCAGTTCGCGGTGGCGCGGGGGTACTAGGTCCAGCCCTCTATTGCTCGTCATTGCGAGGAGCCGAAGGCGGACTCGAAGAGGGCCAAAGGCCACCCGGCAATCCATCTCCCACGACCGCCTCAACCACAAGCTTTGGAGATGGATTGCTTCGCTCCGCTCGCAATGACGGCTACGTATTGGGCCTGATGCAAAACCTCCCCATCCACGCCGTCCTGTCGGACCTTCTCGCAGCGCTGCGCGAAGGCAATTCCGCGGTGCTCGTCGCGCCACCCGGTGCAGGCAAGACCACCGCCGTGGCACCAGCGCTGCTCGGCGAAGAATGGTGCACCGGCCAAATCATCCTCACCAGCCCCCGCCGGGTTGCCGCGCGCGCGGCGGCGGAGCGGATTGCGCAGCTGTTGGGCGAGGAAGTCGGGCAGCACGTCGGCTATCTCACAAGGCTCGACAGCAATACCAGCAAGGCCACCCGCATTCTCGTCGTGACCGAGGCGATCCTCGTCAATCGGCTGCTGGAAGATCAGGAGCTTAAGGGCATTTCCTGCCTGCTGTTCGACGAAGCGCATGAACGGCATCTCGACAGCGATCTCGGCCTCGCGCTGGCGCTCGAATGCCAGCAGGTGCTGCGCGAGGACCTGCGCATCGGCGTGATGAGCGCCACCATCGACGGGGCGCGGTTCGCGCGGCTGATGGGGGCGCAGACCCCGGTGATCGAAAGCGAGGGCAAGGCCTGGGCGCTGGACATCCGCTGGCTGGGTGCCTCGCCCGAAAAACGTCTCGACGAAGCGATGACTTCCGCCGTTCTCACCGCCTGGCGCGAGGAGACGGGCGACGTGCTCGCCTTCCTCCCCGGCGTGGGCGAGATCGAGCGGGTGCGCGAGCGACTGGCCGAAAGGCTGCCGCAGGTGCCGATCCTGCCGCTCCACGGGCAAGTGCAACCGCCCGAACAGCGCGCCGCGATCCGCCGCGATCCCGAAGGCCGCCGCCGGATCGTGCTTGCCACCAGCATCGCCGAAACCTCGCTGACGCTGGAAGGCGTCTCGGTGGTGGTCGATAGCGGGCAGGCGCGGCGCGCGGAATTCGATCGGGCTGCGGGCACCACGCACCTCGTCACCCACCGCGCCAGCCGCGCGGCGGCAGCGCAGCGGGCAGGGCGCGCGGCGCGGCAGGGGCCGGGGGTCGCCTATCGTTTGTGGGAAGAGGTGGGCCACGCCGGGCGCCCCGAGTTCGATCCGCCGGAAATGCTCACCGCCGATCTCGCGCCACTGGTGCTGAGCCTTGCCAAGTGGGGCGTCACGGATCCGGCCAGCCTGCATTGGCTTGATCTCCCTCCCGCCCCGTCGGTCGCCAGTGCGCGCGAACGGCTGGCGGCGCTGGGGGCGCTCGATGCTGCCGGTGCGCTGACTCCGCACGGGGAACGGATCGCGGCCCTGCCGATGGAACCGTGGCAGGCGGCCATGCTGCTCGCCGGGGCGGAGGCAGGCGCGGCACTGCTGGCGGCCAAGCTGGCGGTGCTGTTGCAGGAACGTGGGCTGGGCGGGCGCTCGGAAGACCTTGAGGCGCGGCTCTTGCACTGGGAGGGCGAGCGTTCGGCGCGTGCGCAGGGGGCATTGCGACTGGCGGAAGGCTGGGCGAAGCGGGCAAGCGCAATTTGTACCCTCCCTTCGGGGGGAACCGGGGGACGGTCAGTGACCCCCGCAATCCTCCTCGCCGCAGGTCGCCCGGACATGATCGCCCGCCGCCGCGATGCTTCCGGCGAGAACTGGATTTCCGCAGGCGGACGCGGCTTCACGCTCGACCCCGCCTCACCGATGGCGCGTGCCGAGTGGCTGGTGATCGGCGATGCGCAGGGGCAGGCCAAGGGTGCGCGGATCACTTCCGCGGCGACGCTCTCGCAGCAAGATGTCGAGAAACACCTCGCTCACCGGATCGAAGCGCGATCTGTCGCCCGTTGGAACGCCGCCGAGGGCCGGGCCGAAGCGCGACGCGAGCGTCGGCTGGGCGCGATCACGCTAGCGAGCGGGCCGGACCCCGATCCCGACCGGCAGGCGCTTGTGGATATTCTTGTGCAGAAGGCTGTGGAACGGCTGCGGGAACTGCTGCCGCCGGACCTGCTGGCGCGGGCGCGGTTTGCCGGGATTGCGGCGCTGTCGGAAGCAAATCTGACCGAGCGCGCCGGGGAATGGCTGGCGCCGTTGCTCACGGACAGGCGCGATCTCGACCTGCCGCCCTCGCGCTATGCCGATGCCGCGCTGGGCCTGCTTTCGTGGGACGAACGCCAGCACCTCGACAAGGCCGCGCCGCGACACTTCACCAGTCCGGCAGGCGCCAGTCACCCTATCGACTACGCAGGCGAACATGCCCCCAGTATCGAGGTACGCGTGCAGGCGCTGTTCGGGCTCGACCAGCACCCGATGATCGGCGGCACCCCGCTGCTGCTCCATCTCACCAGCCCCGGCGGCAAACCCGTCCAGGCGACCCGCGACCTGCCCCTCTTCTGGCGCGGTTCGTGGGCGGACGTGTGCCGCGACATGAAGGGCCGTTACCCGAAGCATCGCTGGCCCGAGCAACCGTGGCTCGAAAAGCCGAGCCTGAAGACGAAGAACGCGTTTGAGCGCAGTCGCTAAGACTCCCCTCCCGCTTGCGGGAGGGGTTGGGGGTGGGCCTGTCACCGCTGGTCGAGCAAGCCCACCTCGCTGCGACTAAGCCTCACCTTCGGTTCGGCAAGTCTCGCTCCCCTCCCGCAGGCGGGAGGGGTTGATTTTCGCTTCACTTCATGGCCAAGGATTCGCGATGGAAGCCCGCATTTACAAACGCCCGAAAAACGCCATGCAGTCCGGCAAGGCGCGCACCGATGAATGGGTGCTCGATTTCAACCAGTCCGAAGCCAAGCGGCCCGATCCGCTGATGGGCTGGGCCGGCAGCGGCGACACCCAGCAGCAGGTGCAGCTGACTTTCCCCAGCGCCGAAGCCGCGCAGGCCTATGCCGACAAGTACGGCATCGCCGCGCGGGTCCACACCGTGCCGCCGAAGAAGCTCAAGATCCAGGCCTACGCCGACAACTTCCGCTGACCGGCGCAGGCCCTTCTCGGATCAGCGCAAGGTAAGGTCGCCGCGTTCGAATGCTTCGCGGCAGTCAGTGGCATCGTGACGGATGTCCGAATCGAGCAGCGGCGTCGTGGTCATGCCCGGCCCCTCGAAGCGGGGATCGTCGCATTCACCATCATTGGCCCACTGGCTGCTGTCGTCGCCGAAATCGACCTCGGTTTGCGTCGCACCGTCGGCCTTGCCCGGGGCTGCGTCACCCGTGGCGGCTGCTTCGGTTGCTTCCTCGCCGGAGGACTTGCCTCCCGGAGCAGCGGCATCCGCAGCGGGACCATCGCCAGCAGCCGTTTCGGTTGCCGTGGCATCTGCTTCTCCCGCTTCGGTTGCGTCTTCGCCATTGCACGCCGCTAGCGCCAACAGCAGCGCGGTGGTCAGAATCGCATTCTTCATGATGTGTAATCCCCTCTTTCCCGAGTGTAGTGTGTGGCAGATTTTCTCTGGCAGGAAACCCCCATTTGCGCGCGGGTTGCAAGTCCGGCGATCAGGCACTAGATGCCGCAACGGGAGTCGGGTGGACGTTCGCGTCTGCTCACCGGGTCAGGACCGGAAGGTAGCAGCCCAGGTAGATGGCAGCGGGTCGCCCGGCTCCTTTTTCAACAGATTGTGGCGATGACATTCGTGCGGCTAGGCCCTAGTCTTGCTGCATGAGTGATTCCCCGGAAAACCCGGATACCCCGCCATGGGCTCTCGATGCAGACGAGCCGGAAGATTCTGCGCCTTCTGCCGCCGAACTCGAAGCGGCTGGGCAGAATTCGATGTTCGGCGACTTGCCCGAACCCCAAGCCGAACCTGAGCCCAAGGCGGCGCCCGTTCCCCAGCAAGCACAACACAGCGGCCAGCCCTATCGCGTCCTCGCGCGCAAATACCGCCCGCAGACCTTCAGCGAACTGATCGGGCAGGAACCGATGGTCCGCACGCTCGCCAACGCCATTGCGCGCGGGCGGCTGGCGCATGCCTTCCTGATGACCGGCGTGCGCGGGGTGGGCAAGACCTCCACCGCGCGGCTGATCGCCAAGGCGCTCAATTGCGTCGGGCCGGACGGGCAGGGCGGGCCGACCATCGATCCCTGCGGGCAGTGCGAGCCGTGCCGCGCGATTGCCGAGGGCCGCCATATCGACGTGATCGAGATGGACGCCGCCAGCCACACCGGCATCGACGATATCCGCGAGATCATCGAGGCGGTGCGCTACGCTGCCGTCTCCGCGCGCTACAAGATCTACATCATCGACGAAGTGCACATGCTCTCCAAGCAGGCGTTCAACGGCCTGCTCAAGACGCTGGAAGAGCCGCCCGAGCACGTCAAGTTCCTGTTCGCCACCACCGAGGTGGACAAGCTCCCTGTCACCGTGCTCAGCCGCACCCAGCGGTTCGACCTGCGGCGGATACCTGCCGAAATGCTGCAAGGCCATTTCGGCTGGGTTTGCGAACAGGAAGGCGTCGAAGCCGAAGCCGATGCATTGGCGATGATCGCGGCGGCGGCCGAAGGTTCGGTGCGTGACGGCTTGTCGATCCTCGACCAGGCCATCGCCCATGCCGACATGGAGAGCGACGGTTCGGCGGCCATGGTCCGCGCAGGCAAGGTGCGCGACATGCTCGGGCTGGCGGACCGGGGCGCGCAGCGGCGGCTGTTCCAGCACCTGCTGGAGGGTGAGCCGCGCAAGCTTCTCGAAGCGATTGCCGACCAGTATGCGCTGGGGGTGGAGCCGCTGTCGCTGCTGCGTTCGCTGATGGAATTCACCCACCGCGTAGCCGTGGCGCAGATCGGCGGGGCCGACGCGCCTTCGGAAGAAGAGCGCGCGGCGATTGCAAGCTGGGCCGAGCGGCTCTCCGCCGGGCAGATCCACCGCTTGTGGCAATTGCTGCTCAAGGGCCATGATGAGGTCAAGACCGCCCCCGATCCGCTGGTTTCGGCGCAGATGGCGCTGCTGCGGGTGATGCACGCGGCGGACATGCCCGATCCGGAGAAGCTGGCGCGCGAACTGAAGGATTTCGTGATGAGCGGCGGCGCGGCGGCGGCGGGCAGTCCCGGCGCGGGCGCTCCTGGCAATGCCCCGGCAGCGCTGCAATGGGCCGAGGTGGTGGAGCGGATCGACCAGTCGCACCTGCCCAATGCGATGTCGCTCGCCACCATGCTGCGGATGCAGGTGCGGGTGATCGCGCTCGAACCCGGCCGCCTCGAATATGCCCAGCCGCCGGGCTTCGGCGAGAACATCGCTCCCGAACTGCGGCAGGGCCTGCAGGAAGTGTTCGGCACCCGCTGGGAAGTGATCCGCTCCGAGGGAGAGGGCGCACCAACGCTGGTCGAAGCGCAGGAAGCCGCACGCCGCGCCGAGGCCGATCGCATTCGCAATCACCCGCTGGTGGAAGCCGCCTTTGCCGCCTTCCCCGATGCGCAAATGGTCGAGAGCAAGGAACCCCCGCGCGGCCGCGAAGACTGGACGCGCCGCGCCTGAACCCCTGAAAGGAACCCCCCATGCAGAATATCGAAGAAATGATGCGCGCCGCGCAGGAAGCCGCGCAGAAGATCCAGCAGCAGATGCAGGACGCGCAGGTGAAGCTCGACAACATCGAGGTCGAAGGCACGTCGGGCGGCGGATTGGTGAAAGTCCGCGCCAGCGCCCGCGGCCGGATTATCGCCGTGTCGATCGACGACAGCCTGATGGTGGCGGAGGAGAAGTCGATCCTCGAAGACCTCGTCACCGCCGCCTTCAACGACGCCCGCGACAAGGCGGACCGCAAGGCGGGCGAACACATGGCGGAAATGCAGCAAGGGCTGGGCCTGCCGCCGGGGTTTAATCTGCCGGGGATGTGAGGGGTGGTGATGCGTCTCGCTGCTCTCTTGGTGGCTGCGGTCGCCTTGACGTGGACGAGCGCATCCGTATCGGCCCAGGATGGGAGGGAAGCTCTTACGCTGTCCCCCGATTCCGACTGGACGCTCAATTACGACGACGACAGTTGCGCCTTGAGCCGCGATTTCACCAATGCCACCGATCGCGTATCGCTTGAGATTCGGCAGTTTGAGCCCTCAGGAGGCCTGCGCTTCGTGATTGTGAGCGAGGGAAGGGAGGTTTCTCCCTTCAATCCTCGATACTTTCTGAATTCTGTCGCAGAGACGCGCTCGGCTGGAACATTTCTTCCCATCCAGATTGCTGAACGAGGCTCCGGCATCGTTTTCTATTCCGAAAGTGGACTTGGACAGCAATCTGATCCGGTCACGAGTGTCGGCTTTACGGGAATATTCGAGGAAACAGTCATTCTCGAAATCGGGCGAATGGACGAAGCCCTCCCAGCATTGGAACGCTGCACGAACGAGTTGATATCGCATTGGGGTATCGATGTTGAAGCACACCACAGTTTGACGCGCCGACCACACCTCAACCGTATCAGCGACTGGATCGAGCGGGAAGTCAGCGGAGCGTGGCCTAGCCCGATCTCGCGCACGGGCGACGAGTCTTTTTTCAATGTCCGCTTGATCGTCGAAACCCATGGTCGCGCCAGTGAGTGCCACATCCAGGCCGGCATGGGTTCGCAAGAGCTTAGGGACTGGACATGCGCAAGACTGACTCGCCTGGCCCGCTTCGATCCGGCACTCGATGCTAGTGGTGATCCGATCAGGAGTTACTGGACAACGGTTGTTTCACATCAGCTGAATTGAGAGCCGAATTTGACGAGCTAAGCTGGATGTCGGAGACGGGCGGCGGTGAAACGGGAGAGGCTAATGCGAACATCATCAATCCCGACCGCTGTGATAGTGGCATTGCTCCTGTGCAATCCCGCCTTGGCGCAGGAAGCTGGCACACCAGTGCTCGAACTCGATCCCGCATCGCCGTGGAACCTCGATTACGCAGACGATAGCTGCGCTTTGATGCGCGGATTTGGCGCCGAGAACCAGCGCGTGCTGTTCGAGCTGCGCCAGTTCTCTCCGGGTGAAACCGCGAGGATGATGGTGGCGAGCGACCAACTCGAACTTTCCCGGCGAACACCTGCAATTGCGTCGATCCCCGGAGAACCAAGCGAACTGCCTGCTCCGACTTTCATCACCGGCGAAAGCAACATGCGGGGCTTCTACGGCCGTGTGTCGCCTTTGAGCAGGGGTGTAGAAGGTGAGGCCATCTATCGGCTGGACGACGCAGCGCGCAATGCGCGAGAAAGCGAGATTCGCGGGTTCCAGATCGACAATGCTTTTGCCCAGCCGGTCTTTCTGAAAACCGGCAGTATGCATGCAGCGATGGAAGCCTTGCGGACCTGCATGGACGAACTGATCACCGGCTGGGGCGTAGACCTTGCTATCCTGGGAGCCCTGACAAGACCGCCAACTCCCCTTGACCGGCAGGCATGGACCAGACAGATTATAAATCACTACCCGCGCAGAGCTTTGGCTCAGGGACGGGAGGCAAGTCTCGCCGTCACTCTTCTGATCAATGCGGAGGGACGGGTGGAGCGATGTGCGATTTTCAATGCACTCACCAATGAGGACTTCGCGGCTGTCGCCTGTGCGGCGCTGGCTGAGTATGCGCGCTTCGAACCCGCGCTCGGTCCGCAAGGGGAGCCCACCTTTGGGTTCTGGTCCAGCAACGTGATCTATTCGATAAGCTGACCGTCCACACCTCCCCAGCCACCCCCCGTTGCACCGCGCCGCGGGTGCCCCCATATTCCGGGTCAAGCATGGCGGCAGCACCCGCGCGCCGCGTAAAGTAAAGCACGGAAAACACTATGAACGCCTATCCTCTCCTCCCCTTGCGCGACATTGTCGTCTTTCCCGGCATGGTCGTTCCGCTGTTTGTCGGGCGCGACAAGTCGGTCGCGGCGCTCGAAGCGGCTATGGAGGCCAATCGCGATATCTTCCTGATCGCCCAGCGCGATCCCGGCACCGACGATCCGGAGCGCGACGAGCTCTACGATATCGGCACGATCGCGCAGGTGCAGCAGATGCTCAAATTGCCCGATGGCACCGTGCGGGTGCTGGTCGAAGGGCAGACGCGCGCCCGGATGGGCGAGATGCGGCTCGACGGCACGTTCTACCTCGCGCAGACCGAAGCGCTCGACGAGACGACCGCCAGCGGCACCGAAGTCGATGCGATGATGCGCAGCGCGCTCGAACAGTTCGGCGAATATGCCCGCGTGAACAAGAAGCTGCCCGAGGATATCGAGGCCGAGCTGGCCGAGATCGAGGATGCCGGGCAACTGGCCGATGCCATCGCTGCCAGCCTCGCCGCCAAGGTCGATACCAAGCAGCAGTTGCTCGCCGAGATTGATGCCCTGAAGCGGCTGGAAATGGTCTTCTCGCTGATGGAAAGCGAGCTTTCCGTGCAGCAGGTCGAACGCAAGATCCGTGGCCGGGTGAAGCGGCAGATGGAAAAGACCCAGCGCGAATATTACCTCAACGAACAGTTGAAGGCGATCCAGAGCGAACTGGGCGGTGACGGCGAGGATGGCGACGAACTGGCCGAACTGGCGAAGAAGATCGCTGCCACCAAGCTTTCCAAGGAAGCCCGGGCCAAGGCCGAAAGCGAACTGAAGAAGCTGCGCTCGATGCAGCCGATGAGCGCCGAGGCAACGGTGATCCGCAACTATCTCGATGTGCTGCTCGGCCTGCCCTGGGGCAAGAAGAGCAAGATCAAGAAGGATATCGCCAAGGCGCAGCAGGTGCTCGATGCCGATCACTATGCGCTGGAAAAGGTCAAGGACCGGATCGTCGAATACCTTGCGGTGCAGGCACGCACCAACAAGCTGAAGGGTCCGATCCTGTGCCTCGTCGGCCCTCCCGGCGTGGGCAAGACCAGCCTGGGCAAGTCGATCGCGCGCGCTACGGGGCGCGAATTCATCCGCCAGTCGCTCGGCGGGGTGCGGGACGAGGCCGAAATTCGCGGCCACCGCCGCACTTATATCGGCTCTCTGCCCGGCAAGATCGTGTCCAACCTCAAGAAGGCGGGAACCAGCAATCCGCTGTTCCTGCTCGACGAGATCGACAAGCTGGGGCAGGATTTCCGCGGCGATCCGGCTTCGGCGCTGCTCGAAGTGCTCGATCCGGAACAGAACAGCAAGTTCCAGGATCACTATCTGGAGCTGGATATCGACCTGTCGGACGTGATGTTCGTCACCACGGCCAACAGCCTCAACCTGCCACAGCCGCTGCTCGACCGGATGGAGATCATCCGGCTCGAAGGCTATACCGAGGACGAGAAGGTGGAAATCGCGCAGCGCCACCTGATCGCCAAGACGGTGGAAGAACACGGCCTGACCGAAGGCGAATTCACGCTGACCGAGGAGGCCTTGCGCGACCTCATCCGCTATTACACCCGCGAGGCGGGGGTGCGGACGCTGGAACGCGAGATTGCCCGGCTGGCGCGCAAGTCCCTGCGCAAGATCCTAGAAAAGGAAGTCGAAAGCGTTACCGTGACGCCGGAGAACCTTGGCGACTATGCCGGGGTGCGCAAGTTCAAGCACGGCATGTCCGAGGATGAGGCGCAGGTCGGCGCGGTTACGGGCTTGGCCTGGACATCGGTGGGCGGCGAATTGCTGACCATCGAAAGTGTCACCACGCCGGGCAAGGGCGAAGTGAAGACCACCGGCAAGCTGGGCGAAGTGATGAACGAAAGCATCGCTGCCGCTTTCAGCTTCGTAAAGGCGCGCGCGCCGGCCTATGGCATCAAGCCGAGCCTGTTCCAGCGCAAGAACGTCCACATCCACTTGCCCGAAGGCGCCGTACCCAAGGACGGGCCGAGCGCGGGGATCGGGATGGTCACCTCGATCGTCTCGACGCTGACGGGCATTACCGTGCGCCCCGATGTGGCGATGACGGGTGAAGTCACCCTGCGGGGCAGGGTGCTGCCCATCGGCGGGCTGAAGGAAAAGCTGCTCGCCGCGCTGCGCGGGGGGATCAAGACGGTGCTGATCCCCGAGGAAAACGAGAAGGATCTCGCCGAGATACCCGACAACGTGAAGGCGGGGCTGGAGATCATCCCCGTCAGCCATGTCGATCAGGTGCTGGCCGTGGCGCTGACCTCCGCGCCGGTGCCGATCGAGTGGACCGAGGCGGACGATCTCGCCAGCCAGCCGCACGCCCAGCCGGGCGGCGCAGGGCCGGACGTGGCGAGCGTGACCACCGCCCACTGAGTGCTTCGGCAACCGGGCGCGCGTGGCGGGAATCTCCCGTCTGCGCGCCCGATTCCTCGCTTCATCCTGAAAAAGGGCGGTTCGGGAGGGATTGCCTTTGACAGCGCTCGCAAAACTCGCTCAATTCGCGCGCTGTCGCCGGGCGATTCACCGTCGCCATCAAAACATCACAATCAGTGAGGGGGTCTTCCAGACAATGAACAAGAACGAACTGATCGGGGCCGTGGCCGACGCCAGCGGCCTTTCGCGCAACGATGCGACCAAGGCCGTGGAAGCGGTTTTCGACACCATCACCACCACGCTTTCCAAGGGGAACGAAGTGCGGCTGGTGGGCTTCGGCACTTTCTCGGTGGCCAAGCGCAAGGCATCGACGGGCCGCAATCCGCGGACGGGCGAACCGATGACGATCAAGGCCAGCACCCAGCCCAAGTTCAAGGCCGGCAAGGGCCTGAAGGATTCGGTCAACTAAGCAGGTATCGCTGCGGCAGCGGGGCGACCGCTGTCACCAGCAAGGAAGGGCCGCATGTGGGGCGGCCCTTTCCTTTTGCGGAATACCTTCAGGAACGCGGTGCCGAACTCCTCGGTCGACGGTTGGGAACTTATGGCTCGCAAAACAAAATCCGCCAATTGGTTTACTCTCGGCTTCGATGCCTGGGCGCTGGCCGCTGAATCGAACATGGTGATCGGCATGCGGATGGGCGCGCTGGCGCTGGGCGGTCCGGCTGCGGCCAGGGAGGCCGAGCTGATGGTCTGCGAGAAAATCGCCTCGAACATGAAGCTGGGGCTCGCGCTGGCGAGCGGCAAGTACGGCACCAGTCCCGAAGCGGTGATGCGCGGCAGCATCCGCCACTATTCGCGCACCGTGAGCGCCAACCGGCGGCGGCTGGCGAAATAAATCAGCCCCGCGTAGCCAAGGCGTAGAGCGCGATCGCGGCGGCGTTCGAGACGTTGAGGCTTTCCATCGCCGGGCTGATCGGCAGCCGCGCCAGCGCGTCGCAATGCTGGGCGACATTGTGCCGCATCCCTTCGCCTTCCGCCCACAGCACCACCGCCACCGGCCCGCTGGGCAGCACCTCGGCAAAGCTGGCCTCGGCCTCGCCTGCCAGCCCGATCCGCCAGTAGCCCGCTTCCGCCAGCTCCTCCAGCGCGCGGGCGAGGTTGACCACCCGGATCCACGGCACGATCTCCAGCGCGCCCGAGGCGCTCTTTGCCACCACGCCGCTTTCGGGCGGGGCGTGGCGATCCTGGGTGACGATCGCGGCCGCATCGAACGCGGCGGCGGAACGCAGGATCGCGCCGACATTATGCGGATCGGTCACCTGGTCGAGCACGACGATCGGCCGCGCGCTCTCGGCATCCATCACGTCGGCGAGGAACAGGTCGTCCAATGGCTCGCATTCCAGCACCAGCCCCTGGTGCGGCGCATCGCGGGCGACCAGCCGGGCGAGGTCCGCCACTTCGGCGCGTTCGAGCGGGAAGCCGTCGGGCAGCGTGCCGGAGAGCGAATCGAGCCCGTCGAGCGTCGCCCACAGCTTGCGGTGTTCGCGGCGCGGGTTCATCAGCGCGGCCTCGACCGGATGCCGGCCCCAGATCCGCACCGCGGTCTTGCTCGTCCGCCCCGATCCGCGCCCGCCCTGCATCCGCCCGGCGCGCCCGCGCATCCTGTTCCTGTCCTTGACCATGATTTCCTCGATTTACCCGCGAAAGGCGCGGG includes the following:
- a CDS encoding YbaB/EbfC family nucleoid-associated protein, giving the protein MQNIEEMMRAAQEAAQKIQQQMQDAQVKLDNIEVEGTSGGGLVKVRASARGRIIAVSIDDSLMVAEEKSILEDLVTAAFNDARDKADRKAGEHMAEMQQGLGLPPGFNLPGM
- a CDS encoding HU family DNA-binding protein, producing the protein MNKNELIGAVADASGLSRNDATKAVEAVFDTITTTLSKGNEVRLVGFGTFSVAKRKASTGRNPRTGEPMTIKASTQPKFKAGKGLKDSVN
- a CDS encoding DNA polymerase III subunit gamma/tau; protein product: MSDSPENPDTPPWALDADEPEDSAPSAAELEAAGQNSMFGDLPEPQAEPEPKAAPVPQQAQHSGQPYRVLARKYRPQTFSELIGQEPMVRTLANAIARGRLAHAFLMTGVRGVGKTSTARLIAKALNCVGPDGQGGPTIDPCGQCEPCRAIAEGRHIDVIEMDAASHTGIDDIREIIEAVRYAAVSARYKIYIIDEVHMLSKQAFNGLLKTLEEPPEHVKFLFATTEVDKLPVTVLSRTQRFDLRRIPAEMLQGHFGWVCEQEGVEAEADALAMIAAAAEGSVRDGLSILDQAIAHADMESDGSAAMVRAGKVRDMLGLADRGAQRRLFQHLLEGEPRKLLEAIADQYALGVEPLSLLRSLMEFTHRVAVAQIGGADAPSEEERAAIASWAERLSAGQIHRLWQLLLKGHDEVKTAPDPLVSAQMALLRVMHAADMPDPEKLARELKDFVMSGGAAAAGSPGAGAPGNAPAALQWAEVVERIDQSHLPNAMSLATMLRMQVRVIALEPGRLEYAQPPGFGENIAPELRQGLQEVFGTRWEVIRSEGEGAPTLVEAQEAARRAEADRIRNHPLVEAAFAAFPDAQMVESKEPPRGREDWTRRA
- a CDS encoding RNA methyltransferase, which codes for MVKDRNRMRGRAGRMQGGRGSGRTSKTAVRIWGRHPVEAALMNPRREHRKLWATLDGLDSLSGTLPDGFPLERAEVADLARLVARDAPHQGLVLECEPLDDLFLADVMDAESARPIVVLDQVTDPHNVGAILRSAAAFDAAAIVTQDRHAPPESGVVAKSASGALEIVPWIRVVNLARALEELAEAGYWRIGLAGEAEASFAEVLPSGPVAVVLWAEGEGMRHNVAQHCDALARLPISPAMESLNVSNAAAIALYALATRG
- the hrpB gene encoding ATP-dependent helicase HrpB, which gives rise to MQNLPIHAVLSDLLAALREGNSAVLVAPPGAGKTTAVAPALLGEEWCTGQIILTSPRRVAARAAAERIAQLLGEEVGQHVGYLTRLDSNTSKATRILVVTEAILVNRLLEDQELKGISCLLFDEAHERHLDSDLGLALALECQQVLREDLRIGVMSATIDGARFARLMGAQTPVIESEGKAWALDIRWLGASPEKRLDEAMTSAVLTAWREETGDVLAFLPGVGEIERVRERLAERLPQVPILPLHGQVQPPEQRAAIRRDPEGRRRIVLATSIAETSLTLEGVSVVVDSGQARRAEFDRAAGTTHLVTHRASRAAAAQRAGRAARQGPGVAYRLWEEVGHAGRPEFDPPEMLTADLAPLVLSLAKWGVTDPASLHWLDLPPAPSVASARERLAALGALDAAGALTPHGERIAALPMEPWQAAMLLAGAEAGAALLAAKLAVLLQERGLGGRSEDLEARLLHWEGERSARAQGALRLAEGWAKRASAICTLPSGGTGGRSVTPAILLAAGRPDMIARRRDASGENWISAGGRGFTLDPASPMARAEWLVIGDAQGQAKGARITSAATLSQQDVEKHLAHRIEARSVARWNAAEGRAEARRERRLGAITLASGPDPDPDRQALVDILVQKAVERLRELLPPDLLARARFAGIAALSEANLTERAGEWLAPLLTDRRDLDLPPSRYADAALGLLSWDERQHLDKAAPRHFTSPAGASHPIDYAGEHAPSIEVRVQALFGLDQHPMIGGTPLLLHLTSPGGKPVQATRDLPLFWRGSWADVCRDMKGRYPKHRWPEQPWLEKPSLKTKNAFERSR
- the lon gene encoding endopeptidase La, coding for MNAYPLLPLRDIVVFPGMVVPLFVGRDKSVAALEAAMEANRDIFLIAQRDPGTDDPERDELYDIGTIAQVQQMLKLPDGTVRVLVEGQTRARMGEMRLDGTFYLAQTEALDETTASGTEVDAMMRSALEQFGEYARVNKKLPEDIEAELAEIEDAGQLADAIAASLAAKVDTKQQLLAEIDALKRLEMVFSLMESELSVQQVERKIRGRVKRQMEKTQREYYLNEQLKAIQSELGGDGEDGDELAELAKKIAATKLSKEARAKAESELKKLRSMQPMSAEATVIRNYLDVLLGLPWGKKSKIKKDIAKAQQVLDADHYALEKVKDRIVEYLAVQARTNKLKGPILCLVGPPGVGKTSLGKSIARATGREFIRQSLGGVRDEAEIRGHRRTYIGSLPGKIVSNLKKAGTSNPLFLLDEIDKLGQDFRGDPASALLEVLDPEQNSKFQDHYLELDIDLSDVMFVTTANSLNLPQPLLDRMEIIRLEGYTEDEKVEIAQRHLIAKTVEEHGLTEGEFTLTEEALRDLIRYYTREAGVRTLEREIARLARKSLRKILEKEVESVTVTPENLGDYAGVRKFKHGMSEDEAQVGAVTGLAWTSVGGELLTIESVTTPGKGEVKTTGKLGEVMNESIAAAFSFVKARAPAYGIKPSLFQRKNVHIHLPEGAVPKDGPSAGIGMVTSIVSTLTGITVRPDVAMTGEVTLRGRVLPIGGLKEKLLAALRGGIKTVLIPEENEKDLAEIPDNVKAGLEIIPVSHVDQVLAVALTSAPVPIEWTEADDLASQPHAQPGGAGPDVASVTTAH
- a CDS encoding energy transducer TonB codes for the protein MALLLCNPALAQEAGTPVLELDPASPWNLDYADDSCALMRGFGAENQRVLFELRQFSPGETARMMVASDQLELSRRTPAIASIPGEPSELPAPTFITGESNMRGFYGRVSPLSRGVEGEAIYRLDDAARNARESEIRGFQIDNAFAQPVFLKTGSMHAAMEALRTCMDELITGWGVDLAILGALTRPPTPLDRQAWTRQIINHYPRRALAQGREASLAVTLLINAEGRVERCAIFNALTNEDFAAVACAALAEYARFEPALGPQGEPTFGFWSSNVIYSIS
- a CDS encoding ETC complex I subunit yields the protein MEARIYKRPKNAMQSGKARTDEWVLDFNQSEAKRPDPLMGWAGSGDTQQQVQLTFPSAEAAQAYADKYGIAARVHTVPPKKLKIQAYADNFR